GCGAGAAAGTATaggaaaagaattatttttatttcactcttgAACGTACGTCCAGGATTAATTCTCCTACATTTACAGCGAGATGTGTACAGCGaaaggtaaatttttaaatgaacgATTATATTACGAGCAGGAATTATCGGTGTACCCAGGGCTAGATTGATTTGGACTGTTCCATCCATGGcctaaaataatttatattaaactTGGAATATACACATTATTAACGGATCACTTAGTCCCGGTGAATGTTTTAAACCGCCGTGCGTGTAGACGAGTTCGATTTATCAACAAACTGTCACGTTAATCTTGATCGTCGTTACTAACTGACCATTACACTATACGGCATTCGAAAATTCTTGCAGAATGATTCTCCAGCCTTTCACGAATCTTTCGTAAACAATTCGAATTTTGTGCCCATTTCGGTTCAATCACATCTACCATGGATTAATGGCATGAATCGACAATTTTCACTATGGACTGATGGTAAGATAGAAATTAAACTAGTTTCACTTTCAGCCGTAAGATGGCAGATATAAGAATTATTCATGTCTTAACGTTGCGATTGGAAGAAAACAAACGAAAGTGATAGTTTCACAAACTTTGGTATTATCACGTTATACCCataaattgcgaaaaaacgaaactgtgcaccattatattttatcgttacCAGATAAAAGCCGCATATCACTTATAACTTCTATTCTGAAATGTCAAAACTCACTTCACTGAATTtgatacaaaaacaagtccAGATTTCATAGTACATTTTAAATTGAACAGTGTTAACTCGTATTACGGTTTGGCCAGTCTAAAAGTAATACCTTGGCGTAAACGCAACTGAAATGATGACAATTACTGCATTCGCCATTTTCATAACCTCGTATTATGGTAAcatacatttcttttttgtttcagatgcAAAGAAAGACTTCCAAGATTGATATGTAGTAATATACACAGGCCCCAAGAAATAGCAAAATTTTCACATGATGCGACAGGCTACAGATCAAACATCACAGAGGTTTTGCGGTACCTGGGAGTGTCAAAGAATGTGATTCTGTGACAGATTTAAAGACCAGGCAATTCATGAGGTGGACAGTTTTCAATGCCGTACAATGAGATACATGTATGGGGTAAACCCCGAAAGGAGAAAATTCTGTGCAGTCTAGATCCCAAAAATactagatttatttttaaaactgcCAAAATAATCACTTGCATGGTACTATACACTAGTTGAAATATGGATAATGCTGTCATTGCCAGATTTCcgattgaagaaaatattacCAGTGAAACAGAATTGAGCGGGCACAGGGTTGTTCTTTAATTCCGAATGTGTAATTTCGAATTGGAATAAGTTTAACTTTGTTATCGAACAaagttcttttttctctctagaATTGCATAAATACAGTATTGtcaatgagaaaattaagCGCGCAATAAAAACAGGACACGACTAAGTCCTATTTACCTTCAACCAGCAATGTAAGTAACGAGCCGACATATCGGTTGTCGTTTATAATGATTGGTCGATAACAAGTCAACATACCTCAAGCAATAAGTGTCAAACCAAATGAATCGAGACAATTATCGCTGGATTTAAAAATCGAGTAACAAAATTTGGCGACATAGCAGATAAAGACTTGCCTTCAATGAAGATTTCTGAAAGTTTAGAGTGGGCCAGATTCATTTTGAATAGGAATGCATTGCTACGATGAAACAGGATACTCTCAAAGATGTTTCGTTGAAATTCCCCCAATATCACGCCGTATTCTTCATTTATTATACCCATGATGATACCGTTACTTTTAGCAAACACTGCTTTGGGATTGTTCGTTAACTGAAATACAAGATATAAGTCACTaccatattttcaataaataacccATTTGCATGAATCATTAAACGCGACagtaatacatttttaaaagtCTAAAAAAGTAGGTATGAATATCGACCATTAAATGTAATAATGTATTTCACCATGAGATGAATTTCCAAATGCATTACTAACCAGCTTAATATCATGCAACATCTTGGCATTAAGTTTTGGGTCATGTTCAGCTCTTGGATTGGCATCTTCTTTGGAAGATTCCATTTCCCCAAGACCAGAATTGTTGAATGAATTGTTGAATGAATTGTTGAATGAATTGTTGAATGAATTATCTGCGTTGGCACTGTGCGTCTGTTTGACAGTTTCACATGTGTTGATGGTTGAAGCATACTCAGGTGGTACAAGTTCTTGTTGCTGACAGTGACTAGAAGACACTTCGTTATTCAAAACGAAATTATTGACACTCCTGTTAAGTCCATCTACAAAAAAATCCATTCAGAATCCTGTTTGTTGCGTACATGTCATTGCTTTAAATAGAATTTAAATAACTGGTCCAGTGCCGTACCCTTGTCAGTCTCAGTGGTCTCAATTCTATTTGGATCCTTGTACAGATCCTCTGGCTTTTTCCCTTTGTGAACGCAAGTCGCGAACCAATTACacttttgattattttcttcCGGAAAGCACGGTATTGCGTCAAAATAAACTTTGTCCTCGATCTGGAGATGGCTGGACAACGGCTTCGATGCTGACAACCTTTTCCCATAGATATACACTTTGCTGGCAAGAAAATGAACCCTAAATTCATTCTCCAGCAGGTCAGTCATTACTAACATCCCGTGACGTTGCTTCAGGTCCATCACTGTTCCTGCAACGTTCATTATGCCGGTTGATAAAGTCGCAGTATGCTGCTCACTTTCAATATGCCGCCAGCAGTTCGTTATGAACCATTTGCACTGCCCAGGCTCTGCATTGTCGATAATGTGACAAGAAAACTTCACCTAGAAGAATGACAGATGATTTCAATCATTTGAAAGAAGCCGTGAAGGTCTATTGCAATCAAATTTCATCCTGTAATGCGGTAAATTTGGACTCACCTTGTTGctgattttaatatatttgttgAGATTTTCATTATCAGGCAGGCATTTTCCGTCTTTGTAGAATCGCTGAATTTTGAGAAATGCAGTTTGCAATACACCGTCCAACGTGAAGTGGATTATCGCTTTGTTAGGTGACGTGATTTCGGCCACATGCCCGGTCACGTcgtggagaaaatttttgcagATCATGTCGAGGTTATATTGTGTAGAATCTGTGTTCAACCACGTCTACTACATTGAATTGCTGTGAATTCACGTGCGTTCACAACGTTTTAGAAATCGTTCAACCAACTATGGATATGAGGGTACTTTACCATTAATTTCGTCGCTGTTTATCGGTAGCTTACACGTTATTGCTTGTTGACAGTCCAGTTTGACAGTTGAACAATGGAAAATTTACGCGTTTAGCTGTTTCACGTTTATGAAGTACAAAATTTCCCACTTGTACCTAACTTCAGAAGAAAAAAGACGATTAGCCATTAGATATTGGCCGGTAGTTTAATAATTTGAGAACACAGCATTGAAACCGACTACGCAAGTCAGATAAATTCTGATTACCGCTGTTTGCGCTTGGCTCTGATATACGCttgattcaatttgaattaGGATAGATTTCACCACCCGAGAATCGTTCTCAATAAACGGAaaagaatttaacgaaatTGATTATCTTACTTGTGAATcatatttcttgaaatttccgAAATGAGTGTACGTGTTTCTAGTGAGAATCTATAAGTTTCTATTCGCTTCTATCTGTCCTTtcccgttgactgaagaatataaagactatattatactataatatgaaggtgattgtcggcgatttGTTTTTTATGATAGGGAGACAAAGAACAAAActtcttaaaacttcgagtatattttaacacacatttgaaaggtacgagaaagaatttttatcatccaactattccagaacggcagcgttataaGCTGacccgttgactgaagaatatatctctagtcaacggctgaccaccgaagggcctagccgcttgagtctggattCGGGAGGAGAGATAAGGTGCGTATTTATTgtatgaaatgtaaaaactaaGATCATTATAcgtcatatcatatcatcatacataacACAGAATACATCGCACACCATACATCACACATAGTACAGAAGTTTGAAACCAAAGGTTGGATGTTCgaatgttcagaaagtgacgtcacccaaaatgttttttctctcacgTCACCGATCTATGTAGACGAAAATCAGtgagccgaattcctcagtccggaaacaaccgcgcagctGAGAAGACGTATGAGAATCCcactccgcagatttcgagtaccgggttctttACCTCCTGGATTCTGCGCTCCGATTTCGCTTCCTGGTGCaattcgacttccaggacaagcgctccgtgatTCCTACAGAGCAGGTACGCCGCCtagtgacttttgaccttcagactaattttccgtagttctagctgtccaggtcctccaTCTGGTGGATTTTGACATCCGGAAAAAGCGCTctgtagtttctgcgctcaagaTCCACTACCTGCAAGAACTCGAGTtccgggacaagcgctccgtagtttcggCGCTCTaggtccactacctgcagaaactcgacttccacgacaagcgctccgtggttcctgcgctctaggtccttgacctggtgacttttgaccttcaggTGTAATTTTCcttagttctggctgtccaggtcctccaCCTGGTAGATTTTGACATACGGAAAAAGCGCTCTGTAGTTTCTGCGCTGAAGGTCCACTAACTGCAGAAACTCGACTTCctggacaagcgctccgtagtttctgcggagcaggtacgctacctggtgaaactcgacttccaggaaaAGCGCTCTGTAGTTTCTGCGCTGAAGGTTTCTGcaagtaggagtagaagtaggagtaggagaaggagtaggaataggaggaccctaccctaccctaccc
The Neodiprion lecontei isolate iyNeoLeco1 chromosome 3, iyNeoLeco1.1, whole genome shotgun sequence DNA segment above includes these coding regions:
- the LOC107219011 gene encoding uncharacterized protein LOC107219011 isoform X1 is translated as MICKNFLHDVTGHVAEITSPNKAIIHFTLDGVLQTAFLKIQRFYKDGKCLPDNENLNKYIKISNKVKFSCHIIDNAEPGQCKWFITNCWRHIESEQHTATLSTGIMNVAGTVMDLKQRHGMLVMTDLLENEFRVHFLASKVYIYGKRLSASKPLSSHLQIEDKVYFDAIPCFPEENNQKCNWFATCVHKGKKPEDLYKDPNRIETTETDKDGLNRSVNNFVLNNEVSSSHCQQQELVPPEYASTINTCETVKQTHSANADNSFNNSFNNSFNNSFNNSGLGEMESSKEDANPRAEHDPKLNAKMLHDIKLLTNNPKAVFAKSNGIIMGIINEEYGVILGEFQRNIFESILFHRSNAFLFKMNLAHSKLSEIFIEGDRVRFIAVNAPKQFVCEWIATQVSVANFAEEGDEQGEDHEVQIVEESPNVQILE
- the LOC107219011 gene encoding uncharacterized protein LOC107219011 isoform X2, which encodes MICKNFLHDVTGHVAEITSPNKAIIHFTLDGVLQTAFLKIQRFYKDGKCLPDNENLNKYIKISNKVKFSCHIIDNAEPGQCKWFITNCWRHIESEQHTATLSTGIMNVAGTVMDLKQRHGMLVMTDLLENEFRVHFLASKVYIYGKRLSASKPLSSHLQIEDKVYFDAIPCFPEENNQKCNWFATCVHKGKKPEDLYKDPNRIETTETDKDGLNRSVNNFVLNNEVSSSHCQQQELVPPEYASTINTCETVKQTHSANADNSFNNSFNNSFNNSFNNSGLGEMESSKEDANPRAEHDPKLNAKMLHDIKLVIE